The Etheostoma cragini isolate CJK2018 chromosome 22, CSU_Ecrag_1.0, whole genome shotgun sequence genome segment CGTTTCGGTTCTTAAATTGTTAACGTTACAGGAGCTCCGTATGCTAAGAAGAATTACCCTACAGCTAACCAACGTTACGTTAGCAAAACGAGAACAAGTTAATGTTACGTGAACATCACGTACCTTACAGTATTTTGATGTGGTGTTTATCTATTTCCGTAGGTCCAGTGAGAATATTTCGCTCTACAGCATTTCATCTGTCAATACAGCGAACATTTCCCCAGGTTTGGTTGTGACAAAAGCCCCTAAACCGTCAAAGTGAATATGAATTTTCCTTCTGTCCATACGCGTCTGTCAAGTAGCTAGCTAAGTGAGAGAAGCTGAAAACATCAATCTTTCCTGGCCGTAGAAAGTTCGAATGAAATTCGTCACGGGACTTCACAACTGCAACAGCTAGCTAACATACCGGGAAGAATACACACTGTACTTCCGGTACAGCATTTCAAAACATAACCGGAGAAAACGCAACAGATAGCCAAGTGGTGGAATGTATGTTGcttgtacatttactcaaatactaAAGTACAATTGGGTAGTCCTTgtgctttttcttctcttttttttgacaaaaacaaatagtacATTTTAATCCACTACATTTAGACTACAACTGTAGTTACCAGTTAGGAACATAGGCTACGACtattttataaatgaggttGCATTAGTTACTATTAGATTTACCGCAAGCAGCACCATAATGATATGCTACTTACGCATTGATATTATCTATCCAAGAatttgaaatataataatataaccaTTACATaatgtgtaggcctactttagCTGTTCACATTCTGCAGTTTTTCATTGgtaatatttttattgcaagactgttaaatcatttttatattgtggtattactatttttacctaaatgttttaaacaatCTGAGTTTATATTCCTCTAATGATGGCTGGATAAACCCACTTCAACACTTCCACATCTCtgtgcattttgtgtgtatCTGCTCATTTCAAAGTACATGCATGAAAGTGCTTTATATAGGAATATGCACCATGTGGACttacataacataataatgACACAAGGTCCTTAATGCAGAAGTTGTATACTGGCCCTTGGTTACATTGATATGAGTAGCGCTAGACAATTaccaaaaacagatttttaggGCCCCTGAGAGTCTGGATGAGCCTAGCTGGTAATCCAGTCCTGCCAATTATATACATTTCCTTCTGTTCTGTACAATACGGTCGGATGAAATTTACTTGCGGAGTAAGTTAAACATAGTGGAAGTCTTATCAATGTTTGTATAAGGAAGATGTTTACCTACGGAGTAAGTTAAacacaaccctaaccctaaccccaaccctagCTAAATGACCGAAATCGCAAATTTGACTTCCTCATAATGGAAACAAGCCATTTAACTCTGGCAAGCGACTATGTAGCGTGTTCAGTGGCCGTAGCCAACCAACGGTGAGTCATTTTAAGCCAAGCAAGTGTATCTGTCAGTCGGGTAGAAAGGGTTGTGAGGGTCCAGCATGTTTAGCGATTTTTTGCTGTAATTTTAAGGTaagaaagtgtgtctgtcagacggtcagGTGGCAATAACGGCAAGGTTGTGGTGTTTTTAACGGTTTGTATTTTAAGTTgagaaagtgtgtctgtcagtcggGTAGAGAGGACAGCGATGTAGAGGTGTTTCAGCGGTTGTTGCAGTTATTTTAATAAGGCTGTGTACAGAGCTATGCGTGAGCACAGCTTTTTATGACTGGCAACATAGCCAGCATTTAACGTTAGTTTTTTAGCTGGGCTGTGGAGTAAAGTGTGACTATGGGAGACtagtctagcaacattgttggatTCTGTATTGTCAACCTGGAAACCTGTGAACTTCAAGTTTGGGGAGGAGGGGTTTGGGGACCACTCTGTCCAGTAATTTGAATTtggactgcagtaactattttaaatgctagctgtcagtattataTCTTGTACCTTTATTACTAAAGTAATTAACAATTACTTGTTTTGAATTTACGTAATCTGTGCTTTTATTGTTTAGAAGCATACTAAGCAGTTTCCGGTTTTATTGCGGTTGGCTTAACACAGCTGACTCAGGTTTGACAACACTGATGAGTCAAATAGTTAAACAGTGTCACCTACAGGTACAAAGACGACGTGCCTAATATCCAATAAACTTATGCACATCCTACCTTTACCgccagaaaaataaatgaatggattTAGAACTACGGTCATTATAATTATAAGATAATTACATTAGTTACAAGTGACAAGTTTGAGATAATATCTCATAGTTATTAGGTACTTCAAAAtgttgacaaacaaaaaagacaaaatatgtttttattacttcCTGTGTTGAATTCTGTTTAACATTATTAGGCCTACTAGTCAAAATCCATGCAGACGCATTGCACCATGAAAAAGGCGATGTCCCGAGTCAAGCTACTTGCTTGGAGCTGCGCAGACGAATGATATCCAGAGATGGTGTGATAAATTAGAAACGAATAGTGCAACATATGAACGTAATGGAACATTTGAACGGAACACATTTTCAGTGGTAAATATAGTCATTTTGGCCTGATATACATGAAACTAATGCACTGTGGAGATGCCAAAGGTTTGACCACAAGGTGTCagcaaaacacaatttaaaggAGCTGCAGAGTGAACTGTCATAATGCAAGACctatctgtcaaaataaatgttgtgttaTTATCTATGTCAGAGTTTGAATGCTGTCCATATTGTCTAACTTTTGCATGAATCTCAAGATCTCAATCTTCTCAAATATGACCCAATTGTGAATCATCATTATAATTTCCATTACAAGGAACCACAATTATGTAAATTTAAAGACTTTGGCATTATGAAACAGCATAAAGTGGCATAATCAATGCACTATATGCAtaatttggtaaaaaacaaGCTATATTCCATGTGAGATATCTGCAtctatgaatgtgtgttgtcaaatattaacaaaaaaaaaattctcagcACTATAGATTACATGGACAAAATTAGAGATTGGATTAGTCGCAATTGCGTCCAGTAAAATTGTGGGGCTGGGAATCCCCTGAAGGGCCCCCGAAAGTCCCCGCACCCCTCTTTGAGCCGCACCACTGCCTTGATGAAAAGATCCATTCTGCTGCAGGAGTTGACAGTGCAGTTGTCTAACTTAACGCCCGCCTCTTCAAATTGTCAACCAATTAAACCAGCCCTCCTCCCACTTCTAACCAATCACACACGATGTTCTCCTCATTTCTGCCCTATCAGTTTCGAGTACCGATTCCTCTATTCACAGCCCAGTTTATAAACCAATCAGGAGCGAGGCCGCCTGCCAAGAGGGCTGGACGCTAGAATCGGCGGGATGGACAAAAATCATAACGCCAAATGAAATAGAGACCACTGGTAGAgacaagaaagacagaaacagcaCGGACAGCAGCGAGTAATGCAAGTAACGTAAACTTGTTAGTCTCTTCTACTACTTGCTTTTTATGTTGCGATATTGACTTTTCAGAAACACGTaacagaagaagagagtgaCGTTTTTCTTTGGAAAGATGTTAATGCCAGAGTGTAACGTTAATGCTTTTCCAGAGAGAGCTTAATGTTATGGACTGTACATTAAGTTAGCTCACTGGCTAGCCGAACACTGCTAGCTAGATGCGGCCGCGTCTCAGAAGAAGCCAGCGATGACTTACAGCGATTTCTATGGATAAACATATATTAATGTGGAATTTTAGACCGCTGCCAAACCACAGGTTCATCTTTGAAAAGATTCAATCATCATATCAACTGTCATGGACAACGTGAAACCACGCAGGTGAGTCAGTGCAGCGCTTTTTGATCATGAAGATAGTTTCATATTTGAAAGCATAACGTACACTGAATGTGCACCTGCAGAGTCATACTGTAACAAAgtaataaatgtgtgtatatatatatatatatatatatatatatatatatatatatatatatatatatatatatatatatatagtatgatATTTAATGGTATAGGTATGGATAGTGTAGAATATAACCAACATGCTTAGATGAAAAGAATAATGCGCGTGCAGCCCATTGTCAAACAGAAGTCACTTGAAAGGGACGAGTCAGTCAGATTAGTTAACTTGCAATAAATGTAACTggtaacatatttttttctgttaatcagaagacaaaacaaaaaacatacagcTGCATCATATGTATCACGATTTGCtatcattttttcttcttggaGCACCTTGTTTCAAAGAGTTTCAAAAACCCAGTGCCTAAAAGTAcctgagaaaacaaacagaggtGTTGGTTTTGTGATAAGACTTGATAAGTTACTGGCTTGTTAAATTAAAGGGACCAATGTAGCAGCacattgattatttacattcaCAGCCAGGTGCACAATATTCGCAATtaagtgttattattattatttataataaaacacataagTGCTATAACGATAAGTGAATTGATTGATTAGTTTATCAACATTGCTAACAAGTTTAATCATCAAGGAATTATTTTAGTCATTTATCCAGGGAAATTGCCAAACATTTACTTGTTCCAGCTTATCATATGTGAGGATTGGTCGCTATTCTCAATTTGATctcattgtaaaataaatctttgggtttttttggtggacaaaacaagctatTTGAAGATGTGACAATTGGCTGTGTGAAATTTTGATTAGTATTTTTCCACTATTTTCGGCATTAAGCTTGAACTAACTACTGACTTGTTTGGATCTCATCCCTGTCATGTATTCCATCCTTGTGTTACCATCTGGTGAGAGACTGGTGGCTCTTTTCTCTCACAATTAGAACAGCTCAGGGTTTGACCTGTAGAATGCAAATCCTGCATTTTACAATATCCTATGGACTGTTTATGACTGATGAAGTATTACTTAATGCAGCAAACTCAGACAGTGTAATGTTTGGTACATTAGTGTCTATTTGTTTTACTGCCACTGAAGCCTACAGCTGATACTACATTTCAGTATGTTGTTATTTCTCCAAGTACAAAGAGGTTATATAagtcttcctgttttttttttgttttttttataattttttgaaCAACTGGACCGTTAGGGCTTTGCATTCCCTGACCACTCCCCAGCGTACCACCTTCtccatctcacacacactcacacacctctGGAGGTGAAAGAGCCTGTTGATGTGGGATTGCCCCTTTCCTCCACCCCTTGTTACTCCCCTCCTTCCTTTTCAGCCATAGGTCCAAACTCATTTCCCCACTTCTCTTTGCTCTAGAGAGGGAATTCGGCCACACCAACATTCAATTGCCATGTTCAAGTTTCCATACTGAAAAAGACCTTTCATGATCTGGTACAAGACCGTTTGTGTTTAGTTAAGTGCATGCGTGATCGGAAAGGTCTGCTTCATAGTAACACCGCTCTCAGGAACCAATGACTTAATATCTCCTCTATTATGAATCTCTTCTCCACTAACACGAAGAAAGTGTTGCCCAGCAGCAAGTTTTATGGGAACACATAACAGAAGTACAGTGCTACCTGCCAACTTCTTGTGTCAGTGGAGAGGAAGTTCATGTTCTTGGATCCAGTCATGTATAAGTACAagttgtttctttcttttttattctgacAAATCCATTTCTATTCAATCCAtcattatacattatttatttaattaattatctgtttgtttgtttacctATTCCCTTTTAGCTTAGTTATATTAGCATAGTCTGTTAGGATGAAAGCAGAGCAGGCTATTCATTAACATTTAGTCAATTTGTAATTACAATTATTTCTACAATATATACAATTTCTTGCTGTAGTTAAATGTATGCATATCATATATAACATGCTGAATGTTTATAGTTGTTAAAGTGATTAGTCATCAGTGGCCACATCTTTTTCCTAACTTTGTTGGGCATGCATTACAAAAATGAACCCAACctatttatctttaaaattaatttgaaaaatctATGCAAAACTGAGGCTATTTACACGTAAAAGTTGATCTTCTTGCACATTTCTCTACTACTCCTTTCCAATGAACCAGTGGCAAAGCATAGATGATAGAATAGTGACTCAAAAGTATTAGTTATTTCTATGCAACACCAATACTATAATCCTATCATTGTTTCTGCATACAGGCATTgacataaagaaatgttttggcTCCTCTAACGAAATCTGCACTTCTTTTACTCCCCTTCCACATTTGCCTTGTGTATTTTTAGcaatgatgaggatgaagagccACACTCCACAGACCAAGAGAATAAAGACAAGAGCAAAGATAAAAAGACCCTGTGTAAAGTAAAGTGGTCCCGAGATGAGGTAAGTTTATCAGAGGCACATGTGACGTTGGGACATAAGGGTTTTTTTGTAGGTTATATGAGTTAAATGGGGACTTTGTCCTGCATGAGATTTGTATTTTATCTTCTTGCAAATAAGAGCTTGTTTAAGTGTGTGCTCCACATGGGAACCCTATTAGTCCCTgctgttattttaataaaaactgcgATGAAAGTCGATGAAAGCGTGTTAATGTGGATGACGGAAGTTCCTTAGAAggtctcttttttccccctcccttctcaggatgaaaagctgaaaaaactTGTAGAGCAGCATGGAACAGAATCCTGGAAACTAATATCTAACGTTTTTCCAGTAAGTATGGGATGTAATGTGTCTGCATTGTGTAATAAAAATCCAGGCAAAACTTATTTGAATAGTAAGAGAGTAGTATTGTGCTATACCATCTCTTTCCATTCTAACACTTAATGACCGTCCAAACCATTTGTAGTAATTTCAAAATTAACATTGCTCCTCGTTAGGATGTTTTTAGCAGTGATGGTAAGTCATGGGTGCAGAGGCAGCTGTCAGGAGTAGTTGTAACTGTGTATTGGTGTGCTCTGTCACAGGGGAGGACAGATGGGCAGTGTCAGCACCGCTGGCAGAAGGTGCTCAACCCAGAGCTGGTGAAAGGACCCTGGACAAAAGAGGAGGATCAAAAGGTAAGAGGAGCTGGGAGTGTTCTGTGCTTGGATATAAAGCAGATGACAAAATTAGTAAATGATAGGGCAGacgaagaaaaagaaaaataatgtttttacctTCAGGCTAACAGGGCTGTGCACTTGTTCAAGCATACTTCCCGCAAAAAACTTTCTTTGCCTTagcttctgtttctctctttttttttttgcaaaagtaAATGCTCCACTCTGTGCTCCGCATTGCCCCTTATAAAACACAGACTCTCTCAGTCACTAGTTTTGAGCGCAGCCAGCCCTTCTTTGTAAAGAGTGAAGCTGTAAAATCTTCCCTAGCTCTAAGATGAGTAATGCATTCCTTAAATGGATGCCGATTCTTCAAGAATGTAAAGAATGGCGCCTCATTCCTCCAGAATCTCCATAAGCATCATAACAGAAATACAGACCTATTGACAGCAGCCTTTGCTGCCAACAATGACATCATAACATTTTTCAGCCTTGAACAAAACAGTCTAACaaactgtgctgctgctgctgccacagTCAAAGCTTTCTgaacactgctgctgctgttggctaTCAATGAGAAAGATAGAACAATGTGATTTCCCTCTTTATACAATCCCTACTCGAgccattaataaaataaaataaatgacacacacatttctaacTACAAAGAAGTAAATACAGCCTActaaatttcttttctttggtaaCATTTGTGCAGGTTATCGACCTGGTACACAAGTATGGCCCCAAGCGTTGGTCTGTGATCGCCAAGCACCTCCAGGGGAGGATTGGAAAGCAGTGCCGTGAGCGGTGGCACAACCACCTTAACCCAGAAGTGAAGAAGTCTTCATGGACTCAGGAGGAGGACCAAATCATCTACGAGGCCCACAAACGCCTTGGCAACCGCTGGGCAGAGATCTCCAAGCTTCTTCCTGGAAGGTAATATAATCTTGTTCACACATTGCACATGTCCATTTCCAGTTTTAGTCATGAAAAATGTTATTTGCTCAAATAATACTGATCTTCTCTCAAACAGGACAGACAACTCTATCAAGAACCATTGGAACTCCACCATGAGGAGGAAGGTGGAGCATGAGGGGTACCTTCAAGATGGCAGCAAGAGTTTCACCTCCTTTCACGCTGGAGGGAAGAGGCGTCACCACAGGTCGTGCCCTCCATCTCCAACAGAGCCCCAGCACTCTGATCACAGTCCCCTGCCTGTATCAGAACCCAACCAGGTCCACTTCCCTTCTACACTCCACACCACAAGGTGTTTTGacttcattatttctttttatttaagtatGATTCTTTGCATTTTAGATGGGGGGATATCCTCATGGTCCTCACAGTAGACACTTGATGGAAGGTCTTCCCGAGAATTCCGGCTTCATATCGGTGAgtctttgtgtatttctttgcaTGCTATTGGGAAAACTTGTCACACTCTTTATTTTCTGGACTTTCTGTAATTATCTTTGTGATCTCTAACTCTGGACTTCAAATCAAGCACTTGAATGTCCTGTTATTTTCATCTAACATTCAAAATCTCAAATGCTCCCGTCAATAATTTACGTGttaaatctgtttgtttttttttgtctggttttcttaacttcttcctttttcctcctGTCCTCTCAACCTCTCCTCCCTGACGTTTGTTTATTTCAGCCATCCTGCCTGGATGATCCCGACAGAGAGCAAAGAATTAAGGAGCTTGAGCTGCTGCTTATGtcagcagagaatgaagtccaACGACAAGTGCAGTGCAGAGGTCCACGTGTAAGAACACACTCcgaatgtgtgttttcatataGCCAGCATAGCCTGCGTGTGTTTGTAGCCAacatacactgtaaaaagtcattttgacATTAAACACTGAGTCTTAAAATCAAAAGTGAGATGAAGAGAGACTATAATGAATTTTCTTGAACCAGGTGGTGATTTCTCCCCCTTACACTCGAAACTTGTTTATGGAAAATTCTCAGATCCCATCTCCTCAGTGGACTTTTCCTTgctttaaggaaaaaaaagatttgatgaCTTCCTTAGACCAAATGGACTTTTTGcagtgtatgcatgtggaaaAGAGAATGGCACACATGTATGCGTGTCTGCATCCtgattttctttagttttgctATAGTAGTATAACTACCTACCCCATCTCGCTACTCATTCAGACTGGCATGTAGCTGTGCTtgatatcccccccccctccctcccccccattACCATTGTTCCAAATATGAACCTGCTCCTTCATCCCCTCTAGTCCTCACCCGTAGCCCACGCTCAGCCAGCAGTTGAACCaaactctctcctcttcctgttcTGTTCCTCCCTTATTCCGTTTTCACATTTAGTTTATTCTTCAATGTTGTCCGCATTTTTCTTAGTCATAGATCATTTCAAAACTAATGCAAATTCAGAATAATATGGTCAACATCTACCAATCTCACGCCATTTATTCAGATACACATCTGTTACTGGAGCCAGAGATGTAACACTAGTATTCTATCATCCTGCCCCCTTAGAGTTTGGAGCAGTTCTGGTCCAACAGCGTGTCAGATGACACATTGACTACAAGTAGCAGCAGCCTAGAGGAGCAGGTGGACAGAAGGCCTTGGAGGGGCCCTGAGATCCCCCAAGGACCTCCATCACAGCTTCCTGTCTCCCCCAGCAAGTTCTTGGCTGTAGAGACCAGAACTGTGCTCTCTAACCTGCAGACCATACCAGAATTTGCAGAAACCATGGAGCTCATTGACTCAGTGAGTAACAGAAGGAACACAACAGAGAACAAATACTGTATTCATACTAAAATGTATGTTGAACAAAGTTAGGAATGTATTAAAGATATCCTGTAGATGTGTTTTGCTCTGCAGGACCCTGATGCATGGAGCGGTGTGGCCAGTTATGACTTGTCAGAGACAGCGACACCACCCAGGCACAACCAGGCAGGCTACACCACTCTCCTGCAAGAGAGGACGATTGACAATTCAATGGGCTACACTGTCAACACTCCGACTGCCATCTCTGGTCGCGATAAGAACTGTACTTCGTTTGGTCTGGGCAGTGTCACCTCCCTGACTCCTATCAACTCGTCCAAACCCACCCAGGCATCCattgggaggaggaggagaagagaaaggggGGAACCATCTCCTTTGTGTGACAGGACTTGCTCCTCCTTCTTGGAAAATATCTCCAATTCTCCCAAGAAAACACCCATAAAGTCACTGCCATTCACCCCGTCACGAGTAAATtacatctgtttttctttttttctcacacccTAATCTCCACTTCAAATGACGACTTCTTCCTAGAGTTGAGGTACTAATGTTGCGTTAGTCATGTGGCTAATGTgccttttctgtctgtttgccCAGTTCGGCAACATATTAGGAGCGGAGCATCTAAATCTGGATAACCCTTCCCTCACCTCAACTCCCATGTGTGGCCAAAGGTGTCTCCTCAACACGCCACTCCACAAAGAAAGCACACCTAAGCACCAGAAAGAGAATGATGGGTAAATAAATATCTAAAAGTATTCTCACAAGAGCTGGCATGAAAACCAGAAGTCTGCTGTGCTTTGTGGgaattttccaaaatgtatcTTAT includes the following:
- the mybl1 gene encoding myb-related protein A isoform X2, encoding MDNVKPRSNDEDEEPHSTDQENKDKSKDKKTLCKVKWSRDEDEKLKKLVEQHGTESWKLISNVFPGRTDGQCQHRWQKVLNPELVKGPWTKEEDQKVIDLVHKYGPKRWSVIAKHLQGRIGKQCRERWHNHLNPEVKKSSWTQEEDQIIYEAHKRLGNRWAEISKLLPGRTDNSIKNHWNSTMRRKVEHEGYLQDGSKSFTSFHAGGKRRHHRSCPPSPTEPQHSDHSPLPVSEPNQMGGYPHGPHSRHLMEGLPENSGFISPSCLDDPDREQRIKELELLLMSAENEVQRQVQCRGPRSLEQFWSNSVSDDTLTTSSSSLEEQVDRRPWRGPEIPQGPPSQLPVSPSKFLAVETRTVLSNLQTIPEFAETMELIDSDPDAWSGVASYDLSETATPPRHNQAGYTTLLQERTIDNSMGYTVNTPTAISGRDKNCTSFGLGSVTSLTPINSSKPTQASIGRRRRRERGEPSPLCDRTCSSFLENISNSPKKTPIKSLPFTPSRFGNILGAEHLNLDNPSLTSTPMCGQRCLLNTPLHKESTPKHQKENDGLRTPKFRKTVMIPTPRTPTPFKNALAAQEKMHGPLKMEPQPLAFLEEDIREVLKQETGADIFNKAYVQPDYRAWKHNIDGPARKVRKSLVLDPWGKDGLNVQLFQEQLNNAQVPDDSLLTGSSLGSPTPEQEGCSRFLTSGRDEPSPVPVHPHRLTSPRMKKLLASHKAPKHASVQVREWEAVVYGKTEDQLIMTEQARQYLNPYMSSGTISRALML
- the mybl1 gene encoding myb-related protein A isoform X1 — encoded protein: MDNVKPRSNDEDEEPHSTDQENKDKSKDKKTLCKVKWSRDEDEKLKKLVEQHGTESWKLISNVFPGRTDGQCQHRWQKVLNPELVKGPWTKEEDQKVIDLVHKYGPKRWSVIAKHLQGRIGKQCRERWHNHLNPEVKKSSWTQEEDQIIYEAHKRLGNRWAEISKLLPGRTDNSIKNHWNSTMRRKVEHEGYLQDGSKSFTSFHAGGKRRHHRSCPPSPTEPQHSDHSPLPVSEPNQMGGYPHGPHSRHLMEGLPENSGFISPSCLDDPDREQRIKELELLLMSAENEVQRQVQCRGPRSLEQFWSNSVSDDTLTTSSSSLEEQVDRRPWRGPEIPQGPPSQLPVSPSKFLAVETRTVLSNLQTIPEFAETMELIDSMCFALQDPDAWSGVASYDLSETATPPRHNQAGYTTLLQERTIDNSMGYTVNTPTAISGRDKNCTSFGLGSVTSLTPINSSKPTQASIGRRRRRERGEPSPLCDRTCSSFLENISNSPKKTPIKSLPFTPSRFGNILGAEHLNLDNPSLTSTPMCGQRCLLNTPLHKESTPKHQKENDGLRTPKFRKTVMIPTPRTPTPFKNALAAQEKMHGPLKMEPQPLAFLEEDIREVLKQETGADIFNKAYVQPDYRAWKHNIDGPARKVRKSLVLDPWGKDGLNVQLFQEQLNNAQVPDDSLLTGSSLGSPTPEQEGCSRFLTSGRDEPSPVPVHPHRLTSPRMKKLLASHKAPKHASVQVREWEAVVYGKTEDQLIMTEQARQYLNPYMSSGTISRALML
- the mybl1 gene encoding myb-related protein A isoform X3, translated to MDNVKPRSNDEDEEPHSTDQENKDKSKDKKTLCKVKWSRDEDEKLKKLVEQHGTESWKLISNVFPGRTDGQCQHRWQKVLNPELVKGPWTKEEDQKVIDLVHKYGPKRWSVIAKHLQGRIGKQCRERWHNHLNPEVKKSSWTQEEDQIIYEAHKRLGNRWAEISKLLPGRTDNSIKNHWNSTMRRKVEHEGYLQDGSKSFTSFHAGGKRRHHRSCPPSPTEPQHSDHSPLPVSEPNQMGGYPHGPHSRHLMEGLPENSGFISSLEQFWSNSVSDDTLTTSSSSLEEQVDRRPWRGPEIPQGPPSQLPVSPSKFLAVETRTVLSNLQTIPEFAETMELIDSMCFALQDPDAWSGVASYDLSETATPPRHNQAGYTTLLQERTIDNSMGYTVNTPTAISGRDKNCTSFGLGSVTSLTPINSSKPTQASIGRRRRRERGEPSPLCDRTCSSFLENISNSPKKTPIKSLPFTPSRFGNILGAEHLNLDNPSLTSTPMCGQRCLLNTPLHKESTPKHQKENDGLRTPKFRKTVMIPTPRTPTPFKNALAAQEKMHGPLKMEPQPLAFLEEDIREVLKQETGADIFNKAYVQPDYRAWKHNIDGPARKVRKSLVLDPWGKDGLNVQLFQEQLNNAQVPDDSLLTGSSLGSPTPEQEGCSRFLTSGRDEPSPVPVHPHRLTSPRMKKLLASHKAPKHASVQVREWEAVVYGKTEDQLIMTEQARQYLNPYMSSGTISRALML